The following are from one region of the Nostoc cf. commune SO-36 genome:
- a CDS encoding peptidylprolyl isomerase, producing MPHNLTISTSDIIHSLKLSCHIPAVVKAIASQSIIAETAQAAGITVTSEELQQEGDDLRLAKKLVKAKDTWAWLEKHHLSVDQFEELAYNNILARKLANHLFSHQLEKHFYEHQLDYVASITYEVVFEDRDLALEFFYALEEGEISFPEIARLYISEPEARRTYGYQGLRYRKDFRPEIAAAVFAAAPPQALKPITTLKGVHLIWVEEVIQPQLDEQLRQKIITELFADWLEQQIDRVKIVTQIDSDTNMRSQEELLEKI from the coding sequence GACCATTTCTACTTCAGATATCATTCATAGTCTTAAACTCTCCTGTCATATACCTGCTGTGGTGAAAGCGATCGCATCGCAAAGCATTATTGCCGAAACAGCTCAAGCAGCAGGAATAACAGTCACATCAGAAGAATTACAGCAAGAAGGAGATGACTTACGGCTTGCCAAGAAGCTTGTTAAAGCTAAAGACACTTGGGCATGGCTAGAAAAACACCACCTGTCTGTGGATCAGTTTGAAGAATTAGCCTACAACAACATCCTTGCGCGGAAGTTAGCGAATCATCTATTTTCCCATCAACTCGAAAAGCACTTTTATGAACACCAGCTGGATTATGTCGCCTCCATTACCTACGAAGTCGTCTTCGAGGATCGAGACTTGGCTTTAGAGTTTTTTTATGCCCTAGAAGAAGGCGAAATCAGTTTTCCAGAAATTGCTCGTTTATATATTTCAGAACCAGAAGCCCGACGTACTTATGGATACCAAGGACTTCGATATCGTAAAGATTTTCGTCCAGAGATTGCAGCCGCTGTATTTGCTGCTGCACCACCACAAGCTCTCAAACCGATTACGACTCTTAAGGGAGTGCATTTAATTTGGGTGGAAGAAGTCATTCAACCCCAATTAGATGAACAATTGCGCCAGAAAATTATTACAGAATTATTTGCTGATTGGTTAGAGCAACAAATCGACAGGGTGAAAATAGTTACTCAAATAGACTCGGATACAAATATGCGATCGCAGGAGGAATTGCTAGAGAAGATTTAA